The Indicator indicator isolate 239-I01 chromosome 22, UM_Iind_1.1, whole genome shotgun sequence genome includes a window with the following:
- the RAI1 gene encoding retinoic acid-induced protein 1, translating to MQSFRERCGFHGNQQSYQPASQDTSRLENYRHQSQAGPNCERQRLVAKEYYSQQQLPYAGYENSTVEKYHRGNKQLAGQQLQGRPAFSSYAVQENSPYPARYSGDESLQAWGGQPQALPGGMAKYEDNLMKKTAALAGGRPYHEPAAASLPFRTHFPQQQQQQQQQQPPALPYPKLQRQKLPNDVSSPMPFSQSPHFGQHSQSFPASSTYSSVPGGSQPAHSYKSCTAPSGQPPLERPLGSAASLAPGPRVPNLHGYQPNRIGYEQPPQPPPQPPQPPPPPQPPQPPQPPQPPQPLQGRHHAPETLHYQNMAKYQHYNQPGQTYCQGEAPPVRTPEQYYQTFSPSASHSPARSVGRSPSYSSTPSPLMPNLENFQYSQQPLSTGTFPAGITDHSHFMPLLNPSPTDGSSPDAQSGNCKTLQKEKLPENLLSDLSLQSLTALTSQVENISNTVQQLLLSKAAVPQKKGIKTPARTPEQLKGQHCSPESSTYSAEQVGTPLSDPLSTPQSVHAETQDTDYLSGSEDQLERSFLYCNQNRSPARVNSNSKAKPESVSTCSVTSPDDMSTKSDDSFQSIHASLPLETFTKYVTNERDCPRLLLSALSQEELASEIIVLQDAINEKADKAWANSPMLSKEATKSPFQLENHRPCLDSMVKSTWPSQGDSSTLTEPLKLDKASGASTGKDFGEEVFEGPQVEFADTETKDALKDTASLAFNSKPSIPASTSSAGATSYSCYSTTTANSVGSENTMEHFEWPEESLGEECLRWKELQATDLPKGLFPSKLVDSCKEKKKACGLDLCDGEQPAKSEPARDFSQQAIEEEEETLTYDEATKADSERWLQDARHCCSTGDFSEIPIISSPELKESDLEAEEYSSLCELAGSEQKSVMFDASSPKPPDMPAVLSSSEVPVSAEETVSTVEKESSAPTPHLSDESVILLGPTVGTETKVKSWFKSSLPHIQPEEESSGGEMSHPEVADAESSSSIVAKQQLTPENTPGKTEPVSRGKSLRNKRVHCRLPEGDGPGSAMLSPFDDLPATGSVASTCLGPDGQGEIPSKNAHSQTPRFPAEGLPARMCTRSFTALAEPRTPAPLEGLKAPTHQEKLGKKPACGVKQRVGFRARKRSNRPGPKMVQNASDTTLLVPSLVVAEEVSGPTPADGDAVEVGDRDQRSMILRSRTKTQEVFYTKRRRGKRAADVRLKNCKAPKKLISNNHLPPTFKLAAPGSPHKEGKVGARMKLPKAGPGMGGKMSERSLHSLKRKSTFISPIPAKKRNLVLRSNSGSVKEEMPEAPPSLFKKMPVTKKVKAKLPPKSSGEAVPKPPQSKEAPDVCIKITSRAAFQEATKTKVLPPRKGRGLKLEAIVQKITSPNLKKFACKPSATATVATVTAYSTSLSPVGAERERAVKHSGMALAVGDARLSKPAMAQKMPTVPAADQLCRNPNSRALKGKLGSGKKLCTDSCQAEACAPALGTQPSSAMTGKSLGLLGPKKRNRKGKAAALGMAKAPLGPTPMLLSRERAAGPGGGEEAQREGKKPKSEDKETGGGEGPPEGRSTSGPARGPKPRANHSNYNGYSKRQRKRLAHGKAKAVPARCKSRSKRRRQAQQAPLLHPAEPEIRLKYISCKRLRVDSRAPPFAPYIHVERHGEFTTTCTIINSPGDEARLQRGPAGPAPRPRAALPASSTMHMGPVVSKALSAACLVCCLCRNPANYKDLGDLCGPYYPEDCLPKKKSRMKEKARAEGPGEDIVPPAAAERAPRGTEGSCGAGSKAARPEGAAEVAKQSALRSSPRGMFRRLQSCYCCDERTEGEEAAEKPRRHECHKAESPPQELAGDTQEHWLHEACAVWTAGVFLVAGKLYGLQEAVRAAADLKCSSCQQAGATVGCCQKGCPHTYHYACAVDTGCLLTEESFSLKCPKHKVSPEPPLQRQPV from the coding sequence ATGCAGTCCTTTCGAGAAAGGTGTGGTTTCCATGGCAACCAGCAGAGCTACCAGCCGGCTTCACAAGACACATCACGCCTGGAGAATTACAGGCATCAAAGTCAGGCAGGGCCGAACTGCGAGCGGCAGAGGCTGGTGGCAAAGGAGTACTACAGTCAGCAGCAACTGCCGTACGCAGGCTACGAGAACAGTACTGTGGAGAAATACCACCGGGGGAACAAGCAAttagcagggcagcagctgcaaggCAGGCCGGCCTTTTCCAGTTACGCCGTGCAGGAGAACAGCCCTTACCCAGCTCGCTATTCAGGGGACGAGAGCTTGCAGGCGTGGGGTGGCCAACCACAAGCGCTGCCTGGTGGCATGGCCAAGTATGAAGACAATCTGATGAAGAAGACAGCGGCGTTGGCAGGGGGACGGCCCTACCAcgagccagcagctgcctccttGCCCTTCCGGACTCATTTTccgcagcaacagcagcagcagcagcagcagcagccacctgcgCTCCCCTACCCCAAGCTGCAGCGGCAGAAGCTGCCAAACGACGTCTCCTCACCCATGCCCTTCTCACAGAGCCCCCACTTTGGGCAGCACTCACagtccttccctgcctcctctaCCTACTCTTCAGTGCCAGGgggcagccagccagcacaCTCCTACAAGAGCTGTACTGCACCCTCGGGGCAACCGCCGCTGGAGCGGCCCCTGGGTAGCGCTGCCAGCCTGGCGCCTGGCCCCCGCGTGCCCAACCTGCACGGCTACCAGCCCAACCGCATTGGCTACGAGCAGCCCCCGCAGCCACCACCGCAGCCCCCGCAGCCGCCACCGCCACCTCAGCCCCCACAGCCCCCGCAACCCCCACAGCCCCCGCAGCCCTTGCAAGGGCGGCATCACGCTCCAGAGACCCTCCACTACCAAAACATGGCCAAATACCAACATTACAACCAGCCAGGCCAGACCTACTGCCAGGGTGAGGCACCGCCTGTCCGGACACCAGAGCAGTACTACCAGACCTTCAGCCCCAGTGCCAGCCACTCGCCAGCTCGCTCTGTTGGCAGGTCCCCATCCTACAGCTCTACTCCTTCCCCTTTGATGCCCAACCTGGAGAACTTCCAGTACAGCCAGCAGCCACTGAGCACTGGCACCTTCCCAGCCGGCATCACTGACCACAGCCATTTCATGCCACTGCTGAACCCTTCTCCTACTGATGGCTCGAGCCCTGATGCTCAATCTGGGAACTGCAAAACCTTGCAGAAGGAGAAGCTGCCTGAAAATCTGCTCTCAGACCTGAGCTTGCAGAGCCTCACAGCACTGACCTCCCAAGTGGAGAACATCTCCAACActgtccagcagctgctgctctccaaagCTGCTGTGCCCCAGAAAAAGGGAATCAAGACTCCGGCAAGGACCCCTGAGCAGCTCAaggggcagcactgcagccctgaGAGCAGCACCTactcagcagagcaggtgggGACACCCCTGTCTGACCCACTGAGCACCCCTCAGTCTGTCCACGCCGAGACGCAGGACACCGACTATCTGAGCGGGTCAGAGGATCAGCTGGAGAGGAGTTTCCTGTACTGCAACCAGAACCGCAGCCCTGCCCGCGTCAATAGCAACTCCAAGGCGAAGCCTGAGTCAGTGTCCACCTGCTCCGTGACCTCCCCAGATGATATGTCCACCAAATCGGATGACTCCTTCCAGAGCATCCATGCCAGCCTGCCCCTGGAGACCTTTACCAAGTATGTGACCAATGAACGGGACTGTCCCCGGCTGCTCCTCAGTGCCCTGTCCCAGGAGGAGCTGGCTTCTGAGATCATTGTCCTGCAGGATGCCATCAATGAGAAGGCAGACAAAGCCTGGGCCAACTCGCCCATGCTGAGCAAGGAGGCCACCAAGTCTCCCTTCCAGCTGGAGAACCACAGACCCTGCTTGGATTCTATGGTAAAGAGCACCTGGCCCAGCCAGGGAgattccagcaccctcactgaaCCCCTCAAGCTGGATAAGGCTTCAGGGGCCAGCACAGGGAAAGACTTTGGTGAGGAGGTTTTCGAGGGTCCTCAGGTGGAGTTTGCAGACACTGAGACCAAGGATGCACTGAAGGACACAGCCTCACTGGCCTTCAACTCCAagcccagcatcccagcatcaACATCAAGTGCAGGAGCCACCAGCTACAGCTGCTACTCAACCACCACAGCCAACTCGGTGGGGTCTGAGAACACCATGGAGCACTTTGAGTGGCCAGAGGAGAGCCTGGGCGAAGAGTGCCTGCGATGGAAGGAACTGCAAGCCACCGACCTCCCCAAGGGCTTGTTCCCTAGCAAATTGGTGGACTcctgcaaggagaaaaaaaaggcctGTGGCTTGGATCTGTGTGACGGTGAGCAGCCAGCCAAGAGCGAGCCAGCCCGAGACTTCAGCCAGCAGGCAatagaggaggaagaagagacgCTGACCTATGATGAAGCAACAAAGGCAGACAGTGAGCGGTGGCTGCAGGATGCCCGGCACTGCTGCTCGACTGGGGACTTCAGTGAGATCCCCATCAtctcctcaccagagctgaaggAGTCGGACCTGGAGGCAGAGGAGTACTCCTCGCTCTGTGAGCTGGCTGGATCAGAGCAGAAGTCGGTGATGTTCGATGCCTCATCGCCCAAGCCCCCGGACATGCCTGCAGTGCTGTCCTCCAGTGAGGTGCCTGTGTCTGCCGAGGAGACCGTCAGCACGGTGGAGAAGGAGAGCTcagcccccaccccacacctctCTGATGAGTCTGTCATCCTGCTGGGCCCCACCGTGGGCACAGAGACCAAGGTGAAGAGCTGGTTCAAGtcctccctgccccacatccagcCCGAGGAGGAGAGCAGTGGAGGGGAAATGTCCCACCCAGAGGTGGCCGATGCTGAATCCTCCTCATCAATTGTGGCGAAGCAGCAACTCACCCCCGAAAACACTCCAGGGAAGACGGAGCCTGTCTCACGGGGCAAAAGCCTCCGCAACAAGAGGGTCCACTGCCGGCTGCCGGAGGGAGATGgccctggcagtgccatgcTGAGCCCCTTCGACGACCTCCCAGCAACTGGCAGTGTGGCCAGTACCTGCCTAGGGCCAGATGGCCAAGGGGAGATACCCAGCAAGAACGCCCACAGCCAAACACCGCGGTTCCCAGCCGAGGGGCTGCCTGCTCGCATGTGCACCCGCTCCTTCACTGCCCTTGCTGAGCCCCGCACTCCCGCCCCACTGGAGGGGCTGAAGGCCCCCACACAccaggagaagctggggaagaagcCTGCTTGCGGCGTGAAGCAGAGGGTTGGTTTCAGAGCCAGGAAGCGCAGCAACCGACCGGGCCCCAAAATGGTCCAAAATGCCAGTGataccaccctcctggtgcccAGCTTGGTGGTGGCAGAGGAGGTCTCAGGGCCAACACCAGCAGATGGGGATGCAGTGGAGGTGGGGGACAGGGACCAGCGGTCAATGATCCTGCGCTCCCGGACAAAGACACAAGAGGTTTTCTACACCAAGAGGCGGCGGGGCAAGCGGGCAGCTGACGTCCGGCTGAAGAACTGCAAGGCACCCAAAAAACTCATCTCCAACAACCACCTGCCACCCACCTTCAAGTTGGCAGCCCCAGGTAGCCCCCACAAGGAGGGCAAGGTGGGTGCCCGGATGAAGCTGCCCAAAGCAGGGCCAGGCATGGGGGGCAAAATGTCTGAGCGCTCCCTGCACTCACTGAAGAGGAAATCCACCTTCATCTCCCCCATCCCTGCCAAGAAGAGGAACCTGGTCCTGCGGAGCAACAGTGGCAGCGTGAAAGAGGAGATGCCTGAGGCACCTCCCAGCCTCTTCAAGAAGATGCCTGTCACCAAGAAGGTGAAAGCCAAGCTGCCCCCCAAGAGCTCTGGTGAAGCTGTCCCAAAGCCCCCCCAGTCAAAAGAGGCTCCCGATGTCTGCATCAAGATCACCTCCCGGGCAGCTTTCCAGGAGGCCACCAAGACCAAAGTGCTGCCTCCCCGCAAGGGCCGTGGCCTCAAGCTGGAGGCCATCGTCCAGAAGATCACCTCCCCCAACCTGAAGAAGTTTGCCTGCAAACCATCAGCCACGGCAACAGTGGCCACAGTGACTGCCTACAGCACCTCCCTGAGCccagtgggagcagagagggagcggGCAGTGAAGCACAGTGGGATGGCTCTGGCAGTGGGTGACGCACGGCTGTCTAAGCCAGCAATGGCACAGAAGATGCCCACCGTGCCAGCAGCTGATCAGCTCTGCCGAAACCCCAACAGCCGAGCACTGAAGGGGAAGCTGGGCAGCGGGAAAAAACTCTGCACTGACAGCTGCCAGGCCGAAGCCTGCGCACCCGCCCtgggcacccagcccagctctgccatgaCAGGCAAGAGCCTGGGGCTCCTGGGACCCAAGAAGAGGAACCGCAAGGGCAAAGCAGCGGCATTAGGCATGGCCAAGGCCCCCTTGGGCCCCACACCGATGCTGTTGTCCCGGGAGCGTGCGGCTGGTCCAGGtggtggggaagaagcacagcggGAGGGCAAGAAACCAAAGAGTGAGGACAAAGAGACTGGAGGAGGCGAGGGTCCTCCCGAGGGCCGCTCCACCAGTGGGCCAGCACGGGGGCCGAAGCCACGGGCCAACCACTCCAACTACAACGGCTACTCCAAGCGTCAGCGTAAGCGTCTGGCCCATGGCAAGGCCAAGGCTGTGCCGGCGCGGTGCAAGAGTCGCAGCAAGCGGCGGCGGCAGGCCCAGCAGGCCCCACTGCTGCACCCTGCCGAGCCTGAGATCCGGCTGAAGTACATCTCCTGCAAGCGGCTGCGGGTGGACAGCCGGGCACCCCCCTTTGCCCCCTACATCCACGTGGAGCGGCACGGCGAGTTCACCACCACCTGCACCATCATCAACTCACCCGGCGACGAGGCCCGGCTGCAACGGGGACCAGCTGGGCCAGCACCGCGACCACGGGCAGCCCTACCTGCCTCGTCCACCATGCACATGGGGCCGGTGGTGTCGAAggcactgagtgctgcctgcctggtCTGCTGCCTGTGCCGCAACCCCGCCAACTACAAGGACCTGGGGGACCTCTGTGGGCCCTACTACCCTGAGGACTGTCTGCCCAAGAAGAAATCACGGATGAAGGAGAAAGCACGGGCAGAGGGGCCAGGAGAGGACATTGTGCCCCCCGCCGCAGCTGAGCGGGCACCGCGAGGGACAGAGGGCAGCTGCGGTGCCGGCAGCAAGGCAGCTCGGCCAGAGGGTGCTGCCGAGGTGGCCAAGCAGAGCGCGTTGCGGTCCAGCCCGCGGGGCATGTTCCgtaggctgcagagctgctactGCTGTGATGAGAGGACAGAGGGCGAGGAGGCGGCCGAAAAGCCCCGGCGGCACGAATGTCACAAGGCCGAGTCCCCCCCGCAGGAGCTGGCGGGTGACACACAGGAGCACTGGCTGCACGAGGCC